Proteins encoded by one window of Streptomyces sp. ALI-76-A:
- a CDS encoding SGNH/GDSL hydrolase family protein, with amino-acid sequence MRRSRFAAYVGSLLLAAGTALTGATTAQADQLAAPGGYVALGDSYSSGVGAGSYTAASGDCKRSTKAYPHLWAAAHSPSSFDFTACSGARTGDVLASQLTPLSSATGLVSISVGGNDAGFADVMTTCVLQSDSACLSRIDTAKAYVDSTLPGKLDGVYSAIRSKAPNARVVVLGYPRFYKLGTTCVGLSETKRRAINAAADHLDTAIAKRAADFGFVFGDVRTTFTGHEICSGSSWLHSLSLLNVGESYHPTAAGQSGGYLPVFDGLA; translated from the coding sequence ATGAGACGTTCCCGATTTGCCGCTTACGTCGGCTCGCTCCTCCTCGCCGCCGGCACCGCCCTCACCGGGGCCACGACCGCGCAGGCGGACCAACTCGCCGCCCCTGGCGGCTATGTGGCCCTCGGCGACTCCTACTCCTCCGGGGTCGGCGCGGGCAGCTACACCGCCGCGAGCGGTGACTGCAAGCGGAGCACGAAGGCGTATCCCCACCTCTGGGCCGCCGCCCATTCACCCTCGTCCTTCGATTTCACCGCCTGCTCGGGTGCCCGAACGGGTGATGTTCTCGCGAGTCAGCTGACCCCGCTCAGCTCCGCCACCGGCCTGGTCTCGATCAGCGTCGGCGGCAACGACGCCGGCTTCGCCGACGTCATGACGACCTGTGTCCTCCAGTCCGACAGCGCCTGCCTGTCCCGGATCGACACCGCCAAGGCGTACGTCGACTCGACGCTGCCCGGCAAGCTCGACGGCGTCTACTCGGCGATCCGCTCCAAGGCCCCCAACGCCCGCGTGGTCGTGCTGGGTTACCCCCGGTTCTACAAGCTCGGCACCACGTGCGTCGGCCTCTCCGAGACCAAACGGAGGGCCATCAACGCCGCGGCCGACCACCTCGACACCGCCATCGCCAAGCGGGCCGCGGACTTCGGCTTCGTCTTCGGCGACGTCCGCACCACCTTCACCGGCCACGAGATCTGCTCCGGCAGTTCCTGGCTGCACAGCCTCAGCCTGCTCAACGTGGGCGAGTCGTACCACCCGACGGCGGCCGGCCAGTCCGGCGGCTACCTGCCGGTGTTCGACGGCCTGGCCTGA
- a CDS encoding S8 family peptidase, with product MAHLRSTKLRLAAITSLATAALVGGLTTLPAHAAPAEGKVLAAGSPTAVKDSYIVTLKKDAGFKASSSEGKRLITEYGGTVRKTFGAALNGYTATLSATEARRLAADPSVAVVEQNQRVQLTDTTQSSAPWGLDRIDQTSLPLSGTYTYPDTGGSGVTAYVIDTGVRITHSQISGRASYGYDAIDGDTVASDGNGHGTHVATTIAGSTYGVAKKAKIVAVRVLDNAGSGTTAGVIAGINWVTNNRSGPSVANMSLGGGASSTLDTAVANSIASGVTYAVAAGNSSANASSYSPARVASAITVGATTRTDARASYSNYGSVLDIFAPGSSITAGWHTSDTATNTISGTSMASPHVAGAAAVYLAGHTSSTPAQVATALVNGSTTGKVTSPGTGSPNRLLKLVP from the coding sequence ATGGCACACCTGCGTAGCACCAAGCTCCGGCTCGCCGCGATAACCAGCCTGGCGACCGCCGCCCTCGTGGGCGGCCTCACCACCCTGCCCGCCCACGCCGCCCCGGCGGAGGGCAAGGTCCTGGCCGCCGGCTCCCCCACGGCGGTCAAGGACAGCTACATCGTCACGCTGAAGAAGGACGCGGGCTTCAAGGCCTCCTCCAGCGAGGGCAAGAGACTCATCACGGAGTACGGCGGCACGGTGCGGAAGACGTTCGGCGCGGCGCTGAACGGCTACACCGCCACCCTCTCCGCCACCGAGGCCAGGAGACTCGCCGCCGACCCGTCGGTGGCCGTCGTCGAGCAGAACCAGCGCGTCCAGCTCACCGACACCACCCAGTCCAGCGCGCCCTGGGGCCTGGACCGCATCGACCAGACCTCACTCCCGCTCTCCGGCACCTACACCTACCCGGACACCGGCGGCAGCGGTGTGACGGCGTACGTCATCGACACCGGTGTGCGGATCACCCACTCCCAGATCAGCGGCCGTGCCTCGTACGGCTACGACGCCATCGACGGCGACACCGTCGCCTCCGACGGCAACGGGCACGGCACCCACGTGGCCACCACGATCGCGGGCTCCACCTACGGCGTCGCCAAGAAGGCGAAGATCGTGGCGGTCCGCGTGCTCGACAACGCCGGCTCCGGCACCACCGCCGGCGTGATCGCGGGCATCAACTGGGTGACCAACAACCGATCCGGCCCGTCGGTCGCCAACATGTCGCTCGGCGGCGGCGCCTCCAGCACCCTGGACACGGCGGTCGCCAACTCCATCGCGAGCGGCGTGACCTACGCCGTCGCGGCGGGCAACAGCAGCGCCAACGCCTCCTCGTACTCCCCGGCCCGCGTCGCCTCGGCGATCACGGTCGGTGCCACCACCCGCACCGACGCCCGGGCCAGCTACTCCAACTACGGCTCGGTCCTGGACATCTTCGCCCCCGGTTCCTCGATCACGGCCGGCTGGCACACCAGCGACACCGCGACGAACACCATCTCCGGTACGTCGATGGCGAGCCCGCACGTCGCGGGCGCGGCCGCGGTCTACCTCGCGGGCCACACCTCGTCCACGCCGGCGCAGGTCGCCACGGCCCTCGTCAACGGCTCCACGACCGGCAAGGTCACCAGCCCGGGCACGGGTTCCCCGAACCGCCTGCTGAAGCTCGTGCCGTAG
- a CDS encoding serine/threonine-protein kinase, with protein MSEEPGSERLIAGRYRLLSPLGEGGMGTVWRARDEVLHREVAVKEVRAPAGLQGSEVERMYARLEREAWAAARVANRNVVTVYDVATQDGRPWIVMEIVRGISLAELLDAEGPLPPQRAAHIGAEVLSALRAAHEAGVLHRDVKPANVLMSNDGRVVLTDFGIAQVEGSSALTMTGEVIGSPEFLAPERALGRTPGPESDLWSLGVLLYAAVEGHSPFRQNTPLSTLRAIVDEELPPPYRAGPLAQVIEGLLRKDPAERLSAERAEQDLRIVGAGGTPRADAVQASPYPPTVAAHRQPPATAPAPQSWTGPAPAAGPTGTTTAPARPRRDRRAAVVLIAGCVALALAIGGLTYALLNDDDGGNGAGATPTATGTTGLSSPSVSDSAPQDTGSPEPTPSPSERTTSAAPQQSVEVSLAGARTQYSGTCPPAEGEAPAFTATFTVGELPAEVSYRWVSRDGEVMDAGWKTLSFAEGDGRTKQDTAFVTTTEDSGSFENEISVEVREPVRATSNAVPFTVTCESEASSGEASASPSVSETP; from the coding sequence GTGTCCGAAGAACCGGGCAGTGAACGTCTGATCGCCGGGCGGTACCGCCTGCTGTCCCCGCTCGGCGAGGGTGGCATGGGAACCGTGTGGCGGGCCCGCGACGAGGTGCTGCACCGCGAGGTCGCCGTCAAGGAGGTGCGCGCGCCCGCCGGGCTCCAGGGCTCGGAGGTCGAGCGGATGTACGCCCGGCTGGAGCGGGAGGCGTGGGCGGCGGCCCGGGTCGCCAACCGCAACGTGGTCACGGTGTACGACGTGGCCACCCAGGACGGCCGTCCGTGGATCGTCATGGAGATCGTGCGCGGCATCTCGCTCGCCGAACTGCTGGACGCCGAGGGCCCGCTCCCGCCGCAGCGGGCCGCGCACATCGGTGCGGAGGTGCTGTCCGCGCTGCGGGCCGCGCACGAGGCCGGGGTGCTGCACCGGGACGTGAAACCGGCCAACGTGCTCATGTCCAACGACGGCCGGGTCGTGCTCACCGACTTCGGCATCGCCCAGGTCGAGGGCAGTTCGGCGCTGACCATGACCGGCGAGGTCATCGGCTCGCCGGAGTTCCTGGCGCCGGAGCGGGCGCTGGGCCGCACGCCCGGACCCGAGTCGGACCTGTGGTCCCTGGGCGTGCTGCTGTACGCGGCGGTCGAGGGTCACTCCCCGTTCCGCCAGAACACCCCGCTCAGCACCCTGCGCGCGATCGTCGACGAGGAGCTGCCGCCGCCGTACCGGGCCGGGCCGCTCGCCCAGGTGATCGAGGGGCTGCTGCGCAAGGACCCGGCCGAGCGGCTGTCGGCGGAGCGGGCGGAGCAGGACCTGCGGATCGTCGGCGCGGGCGGTACGCCCCGCGCCGACGCGGTCCAGGCGTCCCCGTACCCGCCGACGGTCGCGGCCCACCGTCAGCCGCCGGCCACCGCGCCGGCTCCGCAGTCGTGGACGGGGCCCGCCCCGGCGGCCGGGCCGACCGGCACCACGACCGCGCCGGCACGGCCGCGCCGTGACCGCCGCGCCGCCGTCGTGCTGATCGCGGGCTGCGTCGCGCTGGCGCTGGCGATCGGGGGGCTTACCTACGCGCTGCTGAACGACGACGACGGGGGGAACGGGGCCGGCGCCACGCCGACCGCGACCGGGACGACCGGGCTGAGTTCGCCGTCGGTGAGCGACAGCGCGCCGCAGGACACCGGATCCCCGGAGCCGACGCCGAGTCCGAGCGAAAGGACCACCTCCGCCGCTCCGCAGCAGTCGGTGGAGGTGTCGCTGGCGGGGGCGCGCACGCAGTACTCCGGTACCTGCCCGCCGGCCGAGGGCGAGGCGCCCGCCTTCACGGCGACGTTCACGGTCGGCGAACTGCCGGCCGAGGTGAGCTACCGCTGGGTGTCGCGGGACGGCGAGGTCATGGACGCGGGGTGGAAGACCCTCTCGTTCGCGGAGGGCGACGGCCGGACCAAGCAGGACACGGCGTTCGTGACGACCACCGAGGACAGCGGGAGCTTCGAGAACGAGATCAGCGTCGAGGTCCGCGAGCCCGTGCGCGCGACGTCCAACGCGGTGCCGTTCACGGTGACCTGTGAGTCGGAGGCCTCGTCGGGCGAGGCCTCCGCTTCCCCTTCTGTCTCGGAGACTCCCTGA